One window of Candidatus Sysuiplasma jiujiangense genomic DNA carries:
- a CDS encoding aminotransferase class V-fold PLP-dependent enzyme: MSGFKREEFEVFGKKIFFNWASFSPAPSSAVKKVKEMADSVHYFSDNDVSALWEQQSGELRKEASRLLNADADEIVCAGSSTTQGLQIAMNCINPSRGENIVTDSIEFPTAGFEGARWKKRGVEQRIAQCGDGKVEAERFDRLIDEHTSAVLISSVNWLNGYRADLKEIAKITHESGGYLVVDAVQQMGAGNIDVRKNDVDFVAAGGQKWMFSPFGSAVLFVNQRNFDRLAVPYPSLNNTKKPEKGWPAYFADESNDPFEEREAVGTAKRFEYGGWMNHTGIAAHAVSLQLLNELNINNVEKRIYQLYEYASEKIEGIGGKIISPSEKTERSSILTFRLKDNWREHFEIVAKLATRGFALSCRGAGGIGGIRMSIHCFNEEEDVDKLIPELKRFI, translated from the coding sequence ATGTCCGGATTTAAAAGAGAGGAATTCGAAGTTTTCGGCAAAAAGATTTTTTTCAACTGGGCTTCATTTTCTCCGGCCCCCTCGTCTGCAGTGAAAAAAGTGAAAGAGATGGCAGATTCCGTTCATTATTTCAGTGATAACGACGTCAGTGCGCTCTGGGAACAACAGTCTGGCGAGCTGAGAAAAGAGGCTTCCAGACTGCTTAACGCCGATGCCGATGAAATCGTGTGTGCAGGCAGCAGCACAACCCAGGGTCTCCAGATCGCGATGAACTGCATCAATCCTTCCAGGGGAGAAAACATAGTGACGGACAGCATAGAGTTCCCGACTGCCGGTTTCGAAGGAGCAAGATGGAAAAAGAGGGGTGTTGAGCAGAGAATTGCGCAATGCGGCGACGGAAAGGTGGAAGCGGAAAGATTTGACAGACTGATAGACGAGCACACGAGCGCTGTCCTGATAAGCTCTGTGAACTGGCTGAACGGATACAGAGCAGATCTGAAGGAGATCGCAAAGATAACCCATGAATCCGGAGGCTATCTTGTCGTTGACGCCGTTCAGCAGATGGGGGCAGGGAACATCGATGTTCGGAAAAATGATGTTGATTTTGTTGCCGCAGGTGGACAGAAATGGATGTTTTCGCCATTTGGCTCGGCTGTCCTCTTTGTAAATCAGAGGAATTTTGACCGACTTGCAGTGCCGTATCCGAGTCTGAACAACACAAAGAAACCGGAAAAAGGATGGCCGGCGTACTTCGCGGATGAGTCAAATGACCCATTTGAAGAGCGTGAAGCGGTTGGGACAGCAAAGCGATTTGAATATGGCGGCTGGATGAATCATACAGGAATTGCGGCTCATGCTGTTTCGCTGCAATTGCTAAACGAGCTGAATATAAACAATGTCGAGAAGAGAATTTATCAGCTGTATGAATACGCTTCAGAGAAAATAGAGGGCATTGGGGGTAAAATTATATCTCCTTCCGAAAAAACAGAGCGATCCTCGATTCTTACGTTCAGATTGAAAGACAACTGGCGAGAGCATTTCGAAATTGTTGCCAAACTCGCGACACGGGGCTTCGCCCTCTCGTGCAGAGGCGCAGGGGGTATCGGCGGCATAAGAATGTCGATTCACTGCTTCAATGAAGAGGAGGATGTTGATAAGCTGATACCGGAACTTAAAAGGTTTATCTGA
- a CDS encoding SDR family oxidoreductase, whose translation MAGNSTTLRKKVILVTGASRGIGRAVALSLTEAGADVLVHYNKNEKEALSLLHEIGGKREERLLKADLSKRQGVLQLARMVEDRTGKLYGIVNNAGIYSGSGLTEMNFNEWESVINTNLRAGIFLIKSLFQQLKKNRGCVVNISSILGLVPDRGAYAYQASKAAVSHLTKSLALDLAPEVRVNCVAPGFVMTDLNMSGWRDPDFKKEVEIDTPLGRWGTPTDIAGPVRFLLSDEASFITGQTLLVDGGKGLL comes from the coding sequence ATGGCAGGAAATTCCACCACTTTACGGAAGAAAGTAATTCTCGTAACTGGTGCGAGCAGAGGAATAGGCAGAGCAGTTGCCCTTTCATTGACTGAGGCAGGCGCAGATGTTCTGGTACACTACAATAAAAACGAAAAGGAGGCACTTTCTCTTCTACATGAGATAGGGGGGAAAAGGGAGGAGCGGTTATTGAAAGCAGACCTTTCAAAGAGACAGGGCGTACTGCAACTTGCACGGATGGTTGAAGATAGAACAGGAAAGCTGTATGGAATTGTCAACAATGCTGGCATTTACTCGGGTAGCGGACTGACTGAAATGAATTTCAACGAATGGGAAAGTGTGATCAACACGAATCTCAGGGCCGGTATTTTTCTGATCAAAAGCCTGTTTCAGCAGCTAAAGAAAAACAGAGGCTGCGTGGTCAATATTTCATCCATTCTGGGTCTGGTCCCGGACAGGGGTGCTTATGCCTATCAGGCAAGCAAGGCCGCTGTATCCCATCTCACAAAAAGTTTGGCATTGGATCTTGCACCGGAGGTGAGAGTCAACTGTGTCGCACCCGGTTTCGTTATGACCGATCTGAACATGTCGGGGTGGCGCGACCCTGATTTCAAGAAGGAGGTAGAAATTGATACACCGCTGGGAAGATGGGGAACACCGACAGACATAGCCGGTCCGGTAAGATTTCTGCTTTCCGACGAGGCATCGTTCATAACCGGCCAGACGCTGCTTGTTGACGGAGGAAAAGGACTGTTGTAA
- a CDS encoding DedA family protein, with translation MLLEGMLLPIPSEVVMAFGGYMVVTGALQAQLGIPAVILLLLSGTVGNVTGASIAYYIGKLGGLRFIERYGRYLLIDNKSVIRAQRFFDKYGSMSVFATRLLPIFRTFISIPAGIAQMDIKTFLVYTSLGTLSWNSILIYLGFTLGSKWQLLLPFFDFLTYVVALVIVAFFIWWLCTTIKRKHVAASAK, from the coding sequence ATGCTTCTCGAAGGCATGCTTCTCCCTATACCATCCGAAGTCGTTATGGCTTTCGGCGGATATATGGTTGTTACAGGAGCCCTTCAGGCCCAGCTCGGAATTCCAGCAGTCATACTGCTGCTTTTATCCGGAACAGTCGGAAACGTTACCGGTGCCTCAATTGCATATTATATAGGCAAACTGGGAGGGTTGAGGTTCATAGAGCGCTATGGCCGTTACCTTCTGATTGATAATAAGTCTGTCATAAGGGCGCAGCGATTTTTCGATAAATATGGTTCTATGTCCGTGTTTGCGACAAGACTCCTTCCAATTTTCAGGACATTTATCTCTATTCCTGCCGGCATAGCGCAGATGGACATCAAAACATTCCTTGTATACACTTCACTGGGAACTTTGAGCTGGAATTCAATTCTTATCTATCTCGGATTCACGCTCGGAAGCAAATGGCAGCTTCTTCTGCCGTTTTTTGACTTTCTCACGTATGTTGTTGCGCTGGTAATAGTCGCATTTTTCATATGGTGGCTCTGCACAACAATCAAAAGAAAACACGTGGCGGCTTCGGCAAAGTAG
- a CDS encoding gamma carbonic anhydrase family protein encodes MSLYSFEGRIPEIAESAYIFENATVIGAVSIGENVWVGPGAVLRGDYGKINVGAYTAVEDNCVIHARPGEQTDIGEHVTLGHASIVHTGRVSDWATLGMGSVVSDFALVGKWAAVGEGCVVKARSEIPDESVAVGVPARVIGKITQEYRDVWTKYKENYNTFCRRYRGNLEKIA; translated from the coding sequence ATGTCCTTATATTCGTTTGAGGGAAGAATTCCAGAGATAGCCGAATCGGCATACATATTCGAGAACGCGACAGTCATTGGAGCTGTGTCGATAGGGGAAAACGTGTGGGTGGGTCCGGGTGCTGTTTTGAGAGGAGACTACGGGAAAATCAATGTTGGAGCATATACGGCTGTAGAAGACAACTGCGTGATTCACGCAAGACCCGGCGAACAAACGGATATTGGAGAGCATGTGACACTTGGGCATGCTTCCATAGTCCACACAGGAAGGGTTTCAGACTGGGCGACACTCGGCATGGGATCTGTGGTTTCTGATTTCGCACTCGTCGGCAAATGGGCAGCGGTGGGTGAAGGATGCGTGGTGAAGGCAAGATCCGAAATTCCCGATGAGTCTGTTGCAGTGGGTGTTCCGGCCAGAGTCATCGGTAAGATTACGCAGGAATACAGAGACGTCTGGACAAAGTACAAAGAAAATTACAATACATTCTGCAGGAGGTACAGGGGCAATCTTGAAAAGATCGCCTGA